Proteins encoded by one window of Elaeis guineensis isolate ETL-2024a chromosome 12, EG11, whole genome shotgun sequence:
- the LOC105055429 gene encoding uncharacterized protein isoform X2 — MPCGHSRTNSNVEKVAERRSRTLFKRSLDHSKYKFCSKECEAPGHASRNCEQRGIIFTLVALELDAYWKLAPLLPSLQGVDVRNHLRSGAPSDMDGLGSSSPPQAIIFHLDLPKEQKINLLECTDSTNPLLVCNSSRGVVLGESNNRKSKPFSNSSGTRTGCLVSDHFSGSVCDSLNAVDSDFLVSEIPKGDKSVKRNSRKKGKKKGKQYKRATRKQVTSGLEIQNEQSVCSPVSDTTTNSDLVCLGERTSEHSESEKATFPSLSIEDTTAEKDDSENNNIYTDCPTTLMSSTSYSDEIDESDQIASLSQESAGKESSYDSATSVNNASNTAQTPEIVLTIFDENNKNVNLKQNSNFSDNSPSISSDSYSTPMLDSYLNDWNSNISENSIDDVETLLSVKDANGLSSSGGGMTSDSRNSDTSCHTAINLCDMNTEMLSDGCIGNSCWSNDVVNICNGTERAQCSSEACSSNDFLPVSGKRGRRARKMTGVSQNGPNRFHGPTGKENNHSVWQKVQKIDTEAPIHETEAIKAVAPQDNTSSKGSNARIRSGTSVGLKQNQSGKPRRNSSSDEVVKADLCKVASDTVNTSEVASKLIDGNSVHHGRKKASSAFKQAYQYSRKASYAAKVSMNRASKNHVPPNEGMPILPQVNHGKHISTGLRSPCSADYQQLLAAPADKIDHFHPEPQQKAQNYIEEVASSGNSDDTVCGMSSSTAYDDIGASPSDSSDQVYVEVTSDSSSTKYSREEPCLTDSEGNQCLKLETESSHMEWNKPDGGTGSVLQKWVPVGRKESTVCNMSHLKNIKVSVVEDLVPDKSDSWNVKTEVSTSNTRHFTPLTGGGFPCSSPRAEDKVFSSVEADQANSILRNHSHVAEESGGALAVSNCQSHEVKTQCFSRSETDLDKIIEAVHDAHKLHIVADIAHLASGSPLADFEGFLYSASPVIGQTHSIRSCRTCFKEQLIGDSLCSHQIPSISLKSLWQWYEEPGCFGLEVKAQDYHKSKRLHNGYSEFSAYFVPYLSAVQLFGRSRNTRNDSPDEVAIASEVDKRLKTPSNLCSLPIFSMLLPQPSKVIHTCLSESSSSAKDEFCDRLDRSACKGDVELIFEYFESDQPPWRRPLFEKINELVGGDTLSHCRAFGDPLNLESINLHDLHPASWYSVAWYPIYRIPDCNFHAAFLTYHSLGHFVHRSSSSKASDSLSCIVSPVVGLQTYNDKGECWFKLKDSFSKVIQNEEAQYSNPSEILKERLRTLKQVSNVMARASVFKGNQRSGNRHPDYEFFLSRSQ; from the exons ATGCCTTGTGGCCATTCAAGGACCAATAGCAATGTCGAAAAGGTTGCAGAAAGAAGAAGTCGCACCTTATTCAAAAGATCTTTAGATCATAGCAAGTACAAGTTTTGTTCAAAG GAATGCGAAGCACCTGGACATGCCTCGAGGAATTGTGAGCAGAG GGGCATTATATTCACACTGGTTGCCCTTGAACTTGATGCATACTGGAAACTGgcacctcttttaccatccttgCAAGGGGTTGATGTAAGAAACCATTTGAGATCTGGAGCTCCATCAGACATGGATGGTCTTGGGTCTTCATCGCCACCACAGGCAATTATTTTCCATCTTGATCTGCCAAAAGAACAGAAGATCAATCTGCTTGAATGTACGGATTCTACAAACCCACTTCTAGTGTGCAACTCTTCTAGAGGAGTTGTTTTGGGAGAATCTAACAACAGGAAGTCCAAGCCTTTCAGTAACTCCTCTGGTACTCGCACTGGGTGCTTGGTGTCGGACCATTTCTCCGGTTCAGTTTGTGATAGTTTGAATGCAGTTGATTCAGATTTCTTGGTGAGTGAAATTCCCAAAGGGGACAAGTCTGTGAAAAGAAATTCAAGAAAGAAGGGGAAAAAGAAGGGAAAACAGTACAAACGAGCAACACGCAAACAAGTTACTAGTGGATTAGAAATTCAAAATGAACAAAGTGTATGTAGTCCTGTTTCTGATACCACAACCAACAGTGATCTGGTTTGTTTGGGTGAGCGCACTTCAGAACATAGTGAATCTGAGAAGGCAACCTTCCCTAGTTTGTCCATTGAGGATACTACTGCGGAGAAGGATGATAGTGAAAACAATAATATATACACAGATTGTCCAACAACTTTAATGTCATCCACATCTTACAGTGATGAGATTGATGAGTCTGACCAAATAGCTTCTTTGTCCCAGGAATCTGCTGGCAAGGAATCCAGCTATGACAGTGCCACTTCTGTGAATAATGCATCAAACACTGCTCAAACACCAGAAATAGTTTTAACAATCTTTGATGAGAATAATAAAAATGTCAATCTGAAACAAAATAGTAATTTCTCTGACAATTCTCCCAGCATTTCCTCGGATTCTTATAGTACTCCAATGCTAGATTCATATCTAAATGATTGGAACAGTAATATCAGTGAAAACTCCATTGATGATGTTGAAACTTTGTTATCTGTCAAGGATGCAAATGGACTTAGTTCTTCAGGAGGAGGAATGACTTCAGACTCTAGGAATTCTGACACTTCATGTCATACAGCTATAAATTTATGTGATATGAATACTGAAATGTTAAGTGATGGTTGCATCGGTAACTCTTGTTGGTCAAACGATGTTGTCAATATTTGTAATGGTACTGAAAGAGCTCAATGCAGTAGTGAGGCCTGTAGCAGCAATGACTTCCTTCCTGTATCAGGAAAGAGAGGTAGGCGCGCTAGAAAAATGACTGGTGTAAGTCAAAATGGGCCCAATAGATTTCATGGTCCCACGGGAAAAGAAAATAATCATTCAGTCTGGCAGAAGGTCCAAAAGATTGACACTGAGGCACCCATTCATGAAACAGAGGCCATAAAAGCTGTAGCTCCTCAGGATAACACTTCATCAAAAGGTTCCAATGCAAGGATTAGATCTGGTACATCTGTGGGGCTGAAACAAAACCAGAGTGGAAAACCCCGCAGAAATTCTTCTTCAGATGAAGTGGTTAAGGCAGATTTGTGCAAAGTAGCCTCTGATACTGTTAATACAAGTGAAGTAGCATCAAAATTGATAGATGGAAACTCAGTGCATCATGGCCGAAAGAAAGCCAGTTCAGCCTTTAAACAGGCATATCAATATTCTAGGAAGGCATCTTATGCAGCTAAAGTTAGCATGAACAGGGCTTCCAAAAACCATGTTCCACCAAATGAAGGAATGCCGATCTTGCCACAGGTGAATCATGGTAAGCACATTAGCACTGGATTAAGATCACCATGTAGCGCTGATTACCAACAACTTTTGGCTGCACCAGCTGACAAAATTGACCATTTTCACCCAGAGCCACAGCAGAAGGCACAGAATTATATCGAGGAAGTAGCATCATCAGGAAATAGTGATGACACGGTATGTGGTATGAGCTCTTCCACTGCTTATGATGATATAGGTGCATCACCATCAGATTCTTCGGACCAAGTGTACGTTGAAGTGACTTCTGATAGCAGTAGCACGAAGTACTCAAGGGAAGAGCCTTGTCTTACAGACTCTGAAGGAAACCAATGTTTGAAATTAGAAACTGAAAGTTCACATATGGAATGGAACAAACCAGATGGTGGTACTGGATCTGTATTGCAGAAGTGGGTCCCTGTGGGAAGGAAAGAATCAACAGTGTGCAATATGAGCCATTTAAAGAATATAAAGGTCTCTGTTGTGGAAGATTTGGTTCCTGATAAATCGGACTCATGGAATGTTAAAACAGAGGTTTCAACTTCAAATACTCGGCACTTCACTCCTTTAACTGGGGGTGGGTTTCCATGTTCCAGTCCCAGAGCTGAAGATAAAGTTTTTTCTTCTGTTGAAGCTGATCAAGCAAATAGTATATTGAGAAATCACTCTCATGTGGCTGAAGAATCAGGTGGTGCGCTTGCTGTGTCCAACTGTCAAAGTCATGAGGTGAAAACTCAATGCTTTTCTAGATCTGAGACTGATTTGGATAAGATAATAGAGGCTGTTCATGATGCCCACAAATTGCATATTGTAGCAGACATTGCTCACCTAGCCTCTGGCAGTCCGCTAGCTGACTTTGAGGGATTTCTTTATTCTGCCTCACCAGTTATTGGACAAACACATTCTATTAGAAGTTGTAGGACTTGCTTTAAAGAACAACTGATCGGTGACTCATTATGTTCGCATCAGATTCCTAGCATATCTTTGAAGAGCCTCTGGCAGTGGTATGAAGAACCTGGGTGTTTTGGATTGGAGGTAAAGGCACAAGATTATCACAAGTCAAAAAGGTTGCATAATGGTTATTCTGAATTCAGTGCATATTTTGTACCTTATCTTTCTGCTGTGCAATTATTTGGGAGATCCAGGAATACCAGAAATGACAGCCCTGATGAAGTAGCAATAGCTTCTGAGGTGGATAAGAGATTAAAAACTCCATCTAATTTATGCTCCCTCCCAATTTTCTCAATGCTACTGCCACAACCTTCTAAAGTAATACATACGTGCTTATCTGAATCATCTTCTTCTGCCAAAGATGAATTTTGCGATCGGTTGGATAGAAGCGCATGTAAGGGTGATGTGGAGCTcatttttgaatattttgaatctgACCAACCTCCATGGCGACGTCCATTATTTGAAAA GATAAATGAGCTTGTTGGTGGTGACACATTATCTCATTGCCGAGCATTTGGAGATCCGCTGAACCTGGAAAGCATCAACCTGCATGATCTTCATCCTGCTTCATG GTATTCTGTTGCATGGTATCCTATATATCGTATACCAGACTGCAATTTTCATGCTGCATTTTTAACTTATCATTCTCTTGGCCATTTTGTTCACCGAAGTTCCTCCTCAAAAGCATCTGATAGCCTCAGCTGCATAGTTTCTCCAGTCGTTGGTTTACAGACTTACAATGATAAG GGAGAGTGTTGGTTTAAACTGAAGGACTCATTTTCGAAGGTCATCCAGAATGAAGAAGCTCAATATTCcaatccttcagaaattttgaaAGAGAGATTGAGGACACTTAAGCAAGTTTCAAATGTAATGGCAAGGGCCTCAGTTTTTAAGGGCAATCAGAGATCGGGAAACAGGCATCCGGATTATGAGTTCTTCTTATCACGGAGTCAGTAG
- the LOC105055427 gene encoding uncharacterized protein has protein sequence MASTDKQEQKEDKRDEEKGGFLDKVKDFIHDVGEKIEETVGFGKPTADVTAIHIDSIDLKRADIVVDILVTNPNPIPIPLVDINYLIESSGRKLISGKIPDAGTIHAHGSETIKVPLTLIYDDIKSTYNDIEPGSVIPYKVRVELIVDLPVFGNITLPMEKNGEIPVPYKPEIDLQKIKFDSFSFEETSATLFLKVENMNDFDLALNSLEYEMCLGEVSIGGARLSKSAVIGKKGSGVVELPISFRPKEFGSALWDMMRGKGTGYSMKGSLDVNTPFGPMKLPFHREGGRTKLKKADDHDSGNED, from the exons ATGGCCTCCACTGACAAACAAGAGCAGAAGGAAgataaaagggatgaggaaaaggGAGGGTTTTTAGATAAGGTGAAGGACTTCATCCATGATGTCGGTGAGAAGATCGAAGAGACTGTGGGGTTCGGCAAGCCCACAGCCGACGTCACAGCAATCCACATTGATTCCATTGACCTGAAAAGGGCCGACATTGTCGTCGACATCCTCGTCACAAACCCAAACCCAATTCCAATCCCTCTTGTTGACATCAACTACCTGATAGAAAGCAGTGGCAGGAAGCTCATTTCTGGTAAAATCCCAGATGCCGGTACCATCCATGCCCATGGATCTGAAACCATAAAGGTCCCACTCACTCTGATCTATGATGATATAAAGTCTACCTATAATGACATAGAACCAGGCAGTGTGATTCCCTACAAGGTAAGAGTGGAGCTCATTGTAGATTTGCCAGTGTTTGGAAACATCACCCTTCCAATGGAGAAGAATGGGGAGATACCCGTGCCTTACAAGCCAGAAATAGACCTGCAAAAGATCAAGTTTGATAGCTTCTCTTTTGAGGAAACAAGTGCCACACTTTTCCTGAAGGTGGAAAACATGAATGATTTCGACTTGGCCTTGAACTCATTGGAGTATGAGATGTGCCTTGGGGAGGTAAGTATTGGTGGTGCTCGCCTCTCCAAGTCTGCAGTCATTGGGAAGAAGGGCAGTGGGGTTGTTGAGCTACCCATCTCCTTCAGGCCCAAAGAATTTGGGTCTGCGCTGTGGGATATGATGAGAGGCAAGGGGACAGGGTACTCCATGAAGGGGAGCCTAGATGTTAACACTCCATTCGGTCCCATGAAGCTGCCATTCCATCGGGAAGGTGGAAGGACAAAACTTAAGAAAGCAGACGACCATGACAGTGGGAATGAG GACTGA
- the LOC105055428 gene encoding peroxidase 10 codes for MDQKPSSRIIFSLVCLLILSPPIHGQLDYRFYDTSCPNLTRIVRYGVWSAMLNETRMAASLLRMHFHDCFVDGCDASLLLDDSDDIISEKSASPNKNSVRGYEVIDSIKADVEKACPSTVSCADILTIAAREAVFLSGGPFWYVALGRRDGTAANRTAANEQLPSPFDSLTTITAKFAAKGLDTKDVVVLSGAHTIGFAQCFTFKNRLFNFNNSGEPDPALDTSLLRNLQSLCPNNVSSNSNLAPLDPVTTSRFDNVYYKNLMNSSGLLQSDQALLDDSDTASMVSDYSRYPYMFFRDFGASMVKMDSIGVLTGGNGEIRTNCRVVN; via the exons ATGGATCAGAAGCCTTCTAGCCGCATCATCTTTTCCTTGGTCTGCCTCCTAATCTTGAGTCCTCCAATCCATGGCCAACTTGATTACAGATTTTATGATACATCATGTCCCAATTTAACCAGAATCGTGAGGTATGGAGTGTGGTCAGCCATGCTCAATGAAACCAGAATGGCAGCCTCTCTTCTTCGCATGCACTTTCATGATTGCTTCGTTGAT GGGTGTGATGCGTCGCTGCTACTTGATGACTCCGACGATATCATCAGTGAAAAGAGTGCATCACCAAACAAAAATTCTGTCAGAGGATATGAAGTAATAGACAGCATAAAGGCTGATGTGGAGAAAGCTTGCCCATCAACAGTTTCTTGTGCAGATATCTTAACGATTGCGGCACGCGAAGCTGTCTTCCTA TCAGGAGGGCCTTTCTGGTATGTTGCACTGGGCAGGAGAGATGGGACAGCAGCCAACAGGACAGCAGCCAACGAACAATTACCATCACCTTTcgattctctaacaaccataacTGCTAAATTTGCTGCCAAGGGCCTTGACACTAAAGATGTTGTTGTCCTCTCAG GGGCACATACCATTGGCTTTGCACAGTGCTTCACCTTTAAGAACAGGCTCTTCAATTTTAACAACTCAGGTGAACCAGACCCGGCGCTCGACACATCTCTGCTCAGGAACCTACAGAGCCTGTGCCCAAACAATGTCAGCTCCAACAGCAATCTTGCTCCTCTGGACCCCGTGACAACAAGCAGGTTCGATAATGTCTATTACAAGAACCTCATGAACAGTTCAGGACTTCTCCAGTCAGACCAAGCTCTACTGGACGACTCTGATACTGCCTCCATGGTCAGTGACTATAGCAGATACCCCTACATGTTCTTCCGGGACTTTGGGGCATCCATGGTGAAGATGGACAGCATAGGTGTGCTCACTGGAGGCAATGGTGAGATAAGGACCAACTGTAGGGTTGTGAACTAG
- the LOC105055429 gene encoding uncharacterized protein isoform X1 — translation MHRQARLKMPCGHSRTNSNVEKVAERRSRTLFKRSLDHSKYKFCSKECEAPGHASRNCEQRGIIFTLVALELDAYWKLAPLLPSLQGVDVRNHLRSGAPSDMDGLGSSSPPQAIIFHLDLPKEQKINLLECTDSTNPLLVCNSSRGVVLGESNNRKSKPFSNSSGTRTGCLVSDHFSGSVCDSLNAVDSDFLVSEIPKGDKSVKRNSRKKGKKKGKQYKRATRKQVTSGLEIQNEQSVCSPVSDTTTNSDLVCLGERTSEHSESEKATFPSLSIEDTTAEKDDSENNNIYTDCPTTLMSSTSYSDEIDESDQIASLSQESAGKESSYDSATSVNNASNTAQTPEIVLTIFDENNKNVNLKQNSNFSDNSPSISSDSYSTPMLDSYLNDWNSNISENSIDDVETLLSVKDANGLSSSGGGMTSDSRNSDTSCHTAINLCDMNTEMLSDGCIGNSCWSNDVVNICNGTERAQCSSEACSSNDFLPVSGKRGRRARKMTGVSQNGPNRFHGPTGKENNHSVWQKVQKIDTEAPIHETEAIKAVAPQDNTSSKGSNARIRSGTSVGLKQNQSGKPRRNSSSDEVVKADLCKVASDTVNTSEVASKLIDGNSVHHGRKKASSAFKQAYQYSRKASYAAKVSMNRASKNHVPPNEGMPILPQVNHGKHISTGLRSPCSADYQQLLAAPADKIDHFHPEPQQKAQNYIEEVASSGNSDDTVCGMSSSTAYDDIGASPSDSSDQVYVEVTSDSSSTKYSREEPCLTDSEGNQCLKLETESSHMEWNKPDGGTGSVLQKWVPVGRKESTVCNMSHLKNIKVSVVEDLVPDKSDSWNVKTEVSTSNTRHFTPLTGGGFPCSSPRAEDKVFSSVEADQANSILRNHSHVAEESGGALAVSNCQSHEVKTQCFSRSETDLDKIIEAVHDAHKLHIVADIAHLASGSPLADFEGFLYSASPVIGQTHSIRSCRTCFKEQLIGDSLCSHQIPSISLKSLWQWYEEPGCFGLEVKAQDYHKSKRLHNGYSEFSAYFVPYLSAVQLFGRSRNTRNDSPDEVAIASEVDKRLKTPSNLCSLPIFSMLLPQPSKVIHTCLSESSSSAKDEFCDRLDRSACKGDVELIFEYFESDQPPWRRPLFEKINELVGGDTLSHCRAFGDPLNLESINLHDLHPASWYSVAWYPIYRIPDCNFHAAFLTYHSLGHFVHRSSSSKASDSLSCIVSPVVGLQTYNDKGECWFKLKDSFSKVIQNEEAQYSNPSEILKERLRTLKQVSNVMARASVFKGNQRSGNRHPDYEFFLSRSQ, via the exons ATGCATAGACAGGCACGACTTAAGATGCCTTGTGGCCATTCAAGGACCAATAGCAATGTCGAAAAGGTTGCAGAAAGAAGAAGTCGCACCTTATTCAAAAGATCTTTAGATCATAGCAAGTACAAGTTTTGTTCAAAG GAATGCGAAGCACCTGGACATGCCTCGAGGAATTGTGAGCAGAG GGGCATTATATTCACACTGGTTGCCCTTGAACTTGATGCATACTGGAAACTGgcacctcttttaccatccttgCAAGGGGTTGATGTAAGAAACCATTTGAGATCTGGAGCTCCATCAGACATGGATGGTCTTGGGTCTTCATCGCCACCACAGGCAATTATTTTCCATCTTGATCTGCCAAAAGAACAGAAGATCAATCTGCTTGAATGTACGGATTCTACAAACCCACTTCTAGTGTGCAACTCTTCTAGAGGAGTTGTTTTGGGAGAATCTAACAACAGGAAGTCCAAGCCTTTCAGTAACTCCTCTGGTACTCGCACTGGGTGCTTGGTGTCGGACCATTTCTCCGGTTCAGTTTGTGATAGTTTGAATGCAGTTGATTCAGATTTCTTGGTGAGTGAAATTCCCAAAGGGGACAAGTCTGTGAAAAGAAATTCAAGAAAGAAGGGGAAAAAGAAGGGAAAACAGTACAAACGAGCAACACGCAAACAAGTTACTAGTGGATTAGAAATTCAAAATGAACAAAGTGTATGTAGTCCTGTTTCTGATACCACAACCAACAGTGATCTGGTTTGTTTGGGTGAGCGCACTTCAGAACATAGTGAATCTGAGAAGGCAACCTTCCCTAGTTTGTCCATTGAGGATACTACTGCGGAGAAGGATGATAGTGAAAACAATAATATATACACAGATTGTCCAACAACTTTAATGTCATCCACATCTTACAGTGATGAGATTGATGAGTCTGACCAAATAGCTTCTTTGTCCCAGGAATCTGCTGGCAAGGAATCCAGCTATGACAGTGCCACTTCTGTGAATAATGCATCAAACACTGCTCAAACACCAGAAATAGTTTTAACAATCTTTGATGAGAATAATAAAAATGTCAATCTGAAACAAAATAGTAATTTCTCTGACAATTCTCCCAGCATTTCCTCGGATTCTTATAGTACTCCAATGCTAGATTCATATCTAAATGATTGGAACAGTAATATCAGTGAAAACTCCATTGATGATGTTGAAACTTTGTTATCTGTCAAGGATGCAAATGGACTTAGTTCTTCAGGAGGAGGAATGACTTCAGACTCTAGGAATTCTGACACTTCATGTCATACAGCTATAAATTTATGTGATATGAATACTGAAATGTTAAGTGATGGTTGCATCGGTAACTCTTGTTGGTCAAACGATGTTGTCAATATTTGTAATGGTACTGAAAGAGCTCAATGCAGTAGTGAGGCCTGTAGCAGCAATGACTTCCTTCCTGTATCAGGAAAGAGAGGTAGGCGCGCTAGAAAAATGACTGGTGTAAGTCAAAATGGGCCCAATAGATTTCATGGTCCCACGGGAAAAGAAAATAATCATTCAGTCTGGCAGAAGGTCCAAAAGATTGACACTGAGGCACCCATTCATGAAACAGAGGCCATAAAAGCTGTAGCTCCTCAGGATAACACTTCATCAAAAGGTTCCAATGCAAGGATTAGATCTGGTACATCTGTGGGGCTGAAACAAAACCAGAGTGGAAAACCCCGCAGAAATTCTTCTTCAGATGAAGTGGTTAAGGCAGATTTGTGCAAAGTAGCCTCTGATACTGTTAATACAAGTGAAGTAGCATCAAAATTGATAGATGGAAACTCAGTGCATCATGGCCGAAAGAAAGCCAGTTCAGCCTTTAAACAGGCATATCAATATTCTAGGAAGGCATCTTATGCAGCTAAAGTTAGCATGAACAGGGCTTCCAAAAACCATGTTCCACCAAATGAAGGAATGCCGATCTTGCCACAGGTGAATCATGGTAAGCACATTAGCACTGGATTAAGATCACCATGTAGCGCTGATTACCAACAACTTTTGGCTGCACCAGCTGACAAAATTGACCATTTTCACCCAGAGCCACAGCAGAAGGCACAGAATTATATCGAGGAAGTAGCATCATCAGGAAATAGTGATGACACGGTATGTGGTATGAGCTCTTCCACTGCTTATGATGATATAGGTGCATCACCATCAGATTCTTCGGACCAAGTGTACGTTGAAGTGACTTCTGATAGCAGTAGCACGAAGTACTCAAGGGAAGAGCCTTGTCTTACAGACTCTGAAGGAAACCAATGTTTGAAATTAGAAACTGAAAGTTCACATATGGAATGGAACAAACCAGATGGTGGTACTGGATCTGTATTGCAGAAGTGGGTCCCTGTGGGAAGGAAAGAATCAACAGTGTGCAATATGAGCCATTTAAAGAATATAAAGGTCTCTGTTGTGGAAGATTTGGTTCCTGATAAATCGGACTCATGGAATGTTAAAACAGAGGTTTCAACTTCAAATACTCGGCACTTCACTCCTTTAACTGGGGGTGGGTTTCCATGTTCCAGTCCCAGAGCTGAAGATAAAGTTTTTTCTTCTGTTGAAGCTGATCAAGCAAATAGTATATTGAGAAATCACTCTCATGTGGCTGAAGAATCAGGTGGTGCGCTTGCTGTGTCCAACTGTCAAAGTCATGAGGTGAAAACTCAATGCTTTTCTAGATCTGAGACTGATTTGGATAAGATAATAGAGGCTGTTCATGATGCCCACAAATTGCATATTGTAGCAGACATTGCTCACCTAGCCTCTGGCAGTCCGCTAGCTGACTTTGAGGGATTTCTTTATTCTGCCTCACCAGTTATTGGACAAACACATTCTATTAGAAGTTGTAGGACTTGCTTTAAAGAACAACTGATCGGTGACTCATTATGTTCGCATCAGATTCCTAGCATATCTTTGAAGAGCCTCTGGCAGTGGTATGAAGAACCTGGGTGTTTTGGATTGGAGGTAAAGGCACAAGATTATCACAAGTCAAAAAGGTTGCATAATGGTTATTCTGAATTCAGTGCATATTTTGTACCTTATCTTTCTGCTGTGCAATTATTTGGGAGATCCAGGAATACCAGAAATGACAGCCCTGATGAAGTAGCAATAGCTTCTGAGGTGGATAAGAGATTAAAAACTCCATCTAATTTATGCTCCCTCCCAATTTTCTCAATGCTACTGCCACAACCTTCTAAAGTAATACATACGTGCTTATCTGAATCATCTTCTTCTGCCAAAGATGAATTTTGCGATCGGTTGGATAGAAGCGCATGTAAGGGTGATGTGGAGCTcatttttgaatattttgaatctgACCAACCTCCATGGCGACGTCCATTATTTGAAAA GATAAATGAGCTTGTTGGTGGTGACACATTATCTCATTGCCGAGCATTTGGAGATCCGCTGAACCTGGAAAGCATCAACCTGCATGATCTTCATCCTGCTTCATG GTATTCTGTTGCATGGTATCCTATATATCGTATACCAGACTGCAATTTTCATGCTGCATTTTTAACTTATCATTCTCTTGGCCATTTTGTTCACCGAAGTTCCTCCTCAAAAGCATCTGATAGCCTCAGCTGCATAGTTTCTCCAGTCGTTGGTTTACAGACTTACAATGATAAG GGAGAGTGTTGGTTTAAACTGAAGGACTCATTTTCGAAGGTCATCCAGAATGAAGAAGCTCAATATTCcaatccttcagaaattttgaaAGAGAGATTGAGGACACTTAAGCAAGTTTCAAATGTAATGGCAAGGGCCTCAGTTTTTAAGGGCAATCAGAGATCGGGAAACAGGCATCCGGATTATGAGTTCTTCTTATCACGGAGTCAGTAG